The following coding sequences lie in one Arachis ipaensis cultivar K30076 chromosome B03, Araip1.1, whole genome shotgun sequence genomic window:
- the LOC107630534 gene encoding uncharacterized protein LOC107630534 — protein MAEQHNHPNPNLNPPSAAPSSAPAPPPLPPSFDPTRMVGIIKRKALIKDLAGVYHAECLAYCQELLELQRKWEWEEPLEDPRKDTVRPSKRVKKTR, from the exons ATGGCCGAACAACACAACCACCCTAACCCTAATCTTAACCCTCCTTCTGCTGCCCCTTCTTCTGCACCTGCACCACCCCCTCTGCCTCCTTCCTTTGATCCCACTCGAA TGGTTGGTATCATCAAAAGGAAGGCGTTGATAAAAGACCTGGCCGGTGTATATCATGCAGAATGTCTTGCATACTGTCAGGAACTTTTGGAACTTCAAAGAAAATGGGAATGGGAAGAG CCACTGGAGGATCCAAGAAAGGATACAGTGCGGCCCTCCAAACGCGTAAAAAAGACACGATAG